The Gymnodinialimonas sp. 57CJ19 genome includes a window with the following:
- a CDS encoding aldo/keto reductase, with translation MKYRLLGHSGLRVSELALGSLNFGEAKAWGADREASLAVLSRFAEAGGILIDSAPNYGNGAAEEIIGEFIAPRRDEVVVSTKYTASGSPHVLAGGNSARTMVASVERSLKRLKTDHIDLFWLHFWDGTTPLEEILKGFDALITSGKIRYIGFSDVPAWLVSRALTMSEFRGWARPAAVQVEYSLAAREAEREFLPMAAALDLGVVGWGALAAGALSGGSNPQRRPTDKVPSHIRKTAEAVSQIADEAGLSLRELALRWLLRSGQSAPVVPLIGARNEAQLSESLRAADGPLDEALADRLTEATAPRLGFPHDLIKSPYLRRFALGKDNEIHPFRPRA, from the coding sequence ATGAAGTATCGTCTGCTGGGACATTCCGGCCTGCGGGTCTCGGAACTTGCATTGGGCTCGCTGAATTTCGGCGAGGCCAAGGCCTGGGGCGCGGATCGGGAGGCATCCCTTGCGGTCCTGTCGCGCTTTGCCGAGGCGGGCGGAATCCTGATCGACAGCGCCCCGAACTATGGTAATGGGGCCGCCGAAGAGATCATCGGAGAGTTCATCGCCCCGCGCCGGGATGAGGTGGTGGTTTCGACCAAATATACCGCCTCGGGCAGCCCCCACGTGCTGGCGGGCGGCAATAGCGCGCGCACCATGGTGGCTTCGGTCGAACGTAGTCTCAAGAGGTTAAAGACGGATCATATCGACTTATTTTGGCTGCATTTCTGGGATGGAACCACACCGCTGGAAGAGATCTTGAAAGGCTTTGACGCGCTGATCACGTCGGGAAAAATCCGCTACATTGGTTTCTCGGACGTGCCAGCCTGGTTGGTCAGCCGGGCGCTGACGATGTCAGAGTTTCGCGGATGGGCCCGCCCGGCGGCGGTGCAGGTGGAATATTCCCTTGCGGCCCGCGAGGCGGAGCGAGAATTTCTGCCAATGGCGGCCGCCCTCGATCTTGGTGTCGTCGGCTGGGGCGCGCTTGCCGCAGGCGCGTTGAGCGGTGGCAGTAATCCGCAGCGGCGCCCGACGGACAAGGTGCCAAGCCACATCCGCAAGACCGCGGAAGCCGTCAGTCAGATTGCCGATGAAGCAGGGCTATCCCTGCGTGAACTGGCCCTGCGCTGGCTTTTGCGTTCCGGTCAGTCGGCCCCGGTAGTCCCCCTGATCGGGGCCCGGAATGAGGCGCAGCTTTCTGAGAGCTTGCGGGCCGCGGATGGCCCCTTGGATGAAGCCCTTGCGGATCGCTTGACGGAGGCCACAGCCCCACGCCTGGGTTTCCCCCATGACTTGATCAAATCGCCCTATCTGCGCCGTTTCGCCCTTGGCAAAGACAACGAAATCCACCCCTTCCGGCCCCGCGCCTGA
- a CDS encoding DUF6455 family protein: MFLRKIDESCTLMTGMAERLGTHVPGTEAVTSTANAYALRSAVLRCAACKQHDACQSLQDENPRLEAAPDYCRNW; encoded by the coding sequence ATGTTTTTAAGAAAGATAGACGAGAGCTGCACCCTGATGACAGGCATGGCGGAGCGCTTGGGAACCCATGTTCCGGGAACCGAGGCCGTGACCTCCACCGCGAATGCATACGCCTTGCGCTCTGCGGTTTTACGGTGTGCCGCTTGTAAACAGCACGACGCCTGCCAATCGCTCCAAGATGAAAACCCACGGCTGGAAGCCGCGCCGGATTATTGCCGGAACTGGTAG
- a CDS encoding FAD-dependent oxidoreductase produces the protein MSVTTRREENVGYVEINNAPVNAINQAVRQGLLDAVRWAEKEMLDRVIVTGAGRAFAAGADAKEFDKAPVEPHLPDVMNAIDESFVPWVAAINGVALGGGAEIAMACRMRIMAPGAQIGLPEVTLGVIPGAGGTARLPRLVGLETALDLITSGKPLRAQAALDAGLVHVIEEDPVEAAFMVNTEELGCIVPTWEFNPPEADADVLAAARDRVAKKMSGQIAPQRAIDVIEAGLSLPFHEALTIERAAFIELKGGDQAKALRHIFFAERGAKAPADLDAAPVALDHIAVVGGGTMGAGIAYALLNAGLRVTLLETDADGVARAKANVDKIIEASLKRGMIDAARADDHRARLTLSHDYADAAGATLAIEAAFESMEVKRDVFAKLEAVMGADAILASNTSYLDVNEIAACVSDPSRVVGLHFFAPAHIMKLLEIVNADATSDVALATGFALAKKLRKVPVLAGVCDGFIGNRILARYREAADTVLMDGSTPWEIDEAMVAFGYAMGLYETQDLSGLDISHANRRRQDATRDPNRRYIPIADRMVELGKLGRKTGAGWYRYPGGGGKVEDPIVADLALEEAHFAGITRVEYSEDEIRDRLLHAMINEAADILHEGIAQSARDIDVVTVFGYGFPRWRGGLMHFADTLGAKAIVAQLEEYAKEDPLVWKVSPLLLQCAKDGTALADATPAP, from the coding sequence ATGAGCGTGACCACCCGCCGCGAAGAAAACGTCGGCTACGTCGAGATCAACAACGCCCCGGTTAACGCCATTAACCAAGCGGTGCGCCAAGGCTTGCTGGATGCCGTGCGGTGGGCCGAAAAAGAGATGTTGGACCGCGTGATCGTGACCGGCGCGGGCCGCGCTTTTGCTGCCGGTGCCGACGCCAAGGAATTCGACAAAGCGCCGGTGGAACCTCATCTGCCCGACGTGATGAACGCCATTGACGAAAGCTTCGTGCCTTGGGTGGCGGCGATCAACGGGGTGGCCCTTGGGGGCGGCGCTGAAATCGCCATGGCATGCCGGATGCGGATCATGGCGCCTGGCGCCCAAATTGGCCTGCCGGAAGTGACCTTGGGTGTGATCCCCGGTGCCGGTGGCACGGCGCGTTTGCCGCGTCTTGTGGGGCTGGAAACGGCGCTCGACCTGATTACCAGCGGCAAGCCGTTGCGTGCGCAAGCGGCGTTGGACGCGGGCTTGGTCCATGTGATCGAAGAGGACCCGGTAGAGGCCGCCTTCATGGTCAACACCGAGGAACTGGGCTGCATTGTGCCGACATGGGAATTCAACCCGCCCGAAGCGGATGCCGATGTTCTGGCGGCGGCGCGTGACCGTGTGGCCAAAAAGATGTCGGGCCAAATCGCCCCGCAACGCGCCATTGATGTGATTGAGGCTGGCCTTTCGCTGCCGTTCCACGAGGCGCTGACCATTGAACGCGCGGCCTTCATCGAGCTGAAGGGCGGCGATCAGGCCAAGGCGCTGCGCCATATCTTCTTTGCCGAACGTGGTGCCAAAGCGCCCGCCGATCTGGACGCGGCACCTGTCGCCTTGGATCACATTGCGGTTGTCGGTGGCGGCACCATGGGCGCGGGCATCGCCTATGCTTTGCTGAACGCGGGGCTGCGCGTGACGCTGCTGGAAACTGACGCCGACGGGGTGGCGCGTGCCAAGGCCAACGTCGACAAGATCATCGAGGCGAGCCTGAAGCGCGGCATGATTGACGCGGCTCGCGCCGACGATCACCGCGCCCGCCTGACGCTGAGCCATGATTACGCGGACGCGGCCGGTGCGACCCTCGCCATCGAGGCCGCGTTTGAATCAATGGAGGTGAAGCGCGACGTCTTCGCCAAGTTGGAAGCGGTCATGGGCGCCGATGCGATCCTGGCCTCCAACACCTCGTACCTTGACGTGAATGAGATCGCGGCCTGCGTTTCCGACCCGTCCCGTGTGGTGGGGCTGCACTTCTTCGCGCCTGCCCACATCATGAAACTACTAGAGATCGTGAACGCCGATGCCACCAGCGATGTGGCGCTGGCCACGGGTTTTGCGCTGGCCAAGAAGCTGCGCAAGGTGCCGGTGTTGGCGGGTGTCTGCGATGGTTTCATCGGCAACCGCATTCTGGCCCGCTACCGCGAGGCGGCCGATACGGTGCTGATGGACGGCTCCACCCCGTGGGAAATTGATGAAGCCATGGTCGCCTTTGGCTACGCCATGGGCCTGTATGAAACGCAAGACCTGTCCGGCCTTGATATCTCCCACGCTAATCGCCGCCGCCAAGACGCCACACGCGACCCGAACCGGCGCTACATTCCCATTGCGGACCGGATGGTGGAACTGGGCAAACTGGGCCGCAAGACCGGGGCAGGGTGGTATCGCTACCCCGGGGGGGGCGGCAAGGTGGAAGACCCCATCGTGGCTGATCTGGCCCTTGAGGAAGCCCATTTCGCCGGGATCACCCGGGTTGAGTATTCCGAGGATGAAATCCGCGACCGTCTGCTGCACGCCATGATAAACGAAGCCGCGGATATTCTGCACGAAGGCATCGCCCAATCGGCCCGTGACATCGACGTGGTCACGGTCTTTGGCTACGGCTTCCCGCGATGGCGCGGCGGCTTGATGCATTTCGCCGACACGCTCGGAGCCAAGGCGATCGTGGCGCAGCTAGAGGAATACGCCAAGGAAGACCCGCTTGTCTGGAAGGTGTCTCCGCTTCTGTTGCAATGCGCCAAGGATGGCACGGCGCTGGCTGACGCGACGCCTGCGCCATGA
- a CDS encoding helix-turn-helix transcriptional regulator, translating to MMPDDIRHMPFEEDVADLIAHVGRTVLSLRKARRMSRRELSETSGVSPRYLAKLEAGDGNISIGLLKRVALALDTPVEQLLVREDHQGAEIRHLTQMYRRADAGTRARVLQMLDPARTRAQKAERLCLVGLRGAGKSTLGAKLAVTFDAPFIELNDEIERSAGIPVAEIIALYGQEGYRQLEADTLDNIVKKHERAIVAVAGGIVSEETTFQQLLSRFHTVWLRTSPNEHMERVRAQGDVRPMEGNPQAMLQLRQILKAREVYYSQADHLLDTGGKPVEVSQAELSDLIQTYQILGSDRR from the coding sequence ATGATGCCTGACGACATCCGACATATGCCTTTTGAAGAAGACGTTGCCGACCTGATCGCCCATGTCGGCCGCACGGTATTGTCTTTGCGCAAGGCAAGGCGGATGTCGCGGCGGGAATTGTCGGAAACATCAGGCGTGTCGCCCCGGTATTTGGCGAAGCTGGAAGCAGGCGATGGCAACATCTCGATCGGGTTGCTCAAGCGGGTGGCATTGGCGTTGGACACCCCGGTAGAGCAGCTTTTGGTCCGCGAGGATCACCAAGGCGCGGAAATCAGGCATCTGACGCAGATGTACCGCCGCGCCGATGCCGGCACGCGGGCCCGCGTGTTGCAAATGCTGGACCCCGCCCGGACCCGCGCCCAAAAGGCCGAAAGATTGTGTCTCGTGGGCCTGCGCGGCGCGGGGAAATCGACTTTGGGCGCGAAACTCGCGGTGACGTTTGATGCGCCTTTCATCGAACTGAACGATGAGATTGAGCGCAGCGCGGGCATCCCCGTGGCTGAGATCATCGCGCTATATGGTCAGGAAGGGTATCGCCAGCTAGAGGCAGATACTCTTGATAATATTGTGAAAAAACATGAACGCGCCATCGTTGCCGTAGCAGGCGGGATCGTATCCGAGGAAACGACGTTTCAGCAGTTGCTGTCGCGGTTCCATACCGTTTGGCTGCGCACGTCGCCCAATGAGCATATGGAACGGGTCCGCGCCCAAGGCGATGTACGGCCGATGGAAGGCAACCCGCAGGCGATGCTGCAATTGCGCCAGATCCTGAAGGCACGCGAAGTCTATTACTCCCAGGCGGACCACCTGCTAGATACCGGCGGGAAGCCTGTGGAGGTGAGCCAGGCCGAGCTGTCCGACCTGATCCAAACCTATCAAATTCTGGGCTCCGATCGCCGCTGA
- the boxB gene encoding benzoyl-CoA 2,3-epoxidase subunit BoxB encodes MTAIDVSYDTMIPNNVGLSEDRKVLKALEKWHPGYINWWNDLIPQNFQESMVYLRTAVSVDPKGWAKFDYVKMPEYRWGVLLAPQVEGRTIPMGEHAGKPAWQEVPGEYRNMLKRLIVIQGDTEPGSVEQQKFLGLTAPSLYDMRNLFQVNVEEGRHLWAMVYLLQKYFGKDGREEADDLLRRSSGSEEAPRMLGAFNEETPDWLSFFMFTYFTDRDGKMQLESLAQSGFDPLSRTCRFMLTEEAHHMFVGETGVGRVLQATCDAMNKAGINDPYDIGRVRDLGVIDLPTIQKKLNLHYSLSLDLFGQEVSTNAANAFNSGIKGRYMEQRIDDDHKLQNDTYIVRNVVDGKIVAEEVPALTAINMRLRDDYIRDAAGGVGRWNKLLQKAGIDFQLEMPHEAFHRQIGVFSAIKANPQGDIISAEEWAKNEHKWIPTKEDGAFIQSLMVPCYEPGKYASWISAPKIGIDNKPGDFEYVKLHMA; translated from the coding sequence ATGACTGCAATCGACGTATCCTACGACACAATGATCCCCAACAACGTGGGCCTGTCCGAGGACCGTAAGGTTCTGAAGGCGCTGGAAAAATGGCACCCCGGTTATATCAACTGGTGGAATGACCTGATCCCTCAGAATTTCCAGGAAAGCATGGTCTACCTGCGCACAGCCGTCAGCGTGGACCCCAAGGGTTGGGCGAAATTCGACTATGTGAAGATGCCCGAATACCGTTGGGGCGTTCTGCTGGCCCCCCAGGTGGAAGGCCGCACGATCCCCATGGGCGAGCATGCGGGCAAGCCCGCTTGGCAGGAGGTGCCGGGCGAGTACCGCAACATGCTCAAGCGCCTGATCGTGATTCAGGGCGATACCGAGCCGGGCTCGGTCGAGCAGCAAAAGTTCCTCGGGCTGACCGCGCCCTCGCTTTACGACATGCGCAACCTGTTCCAGGTGAACGTGGAAGAAGGTCGCCACCTTTGGGCGATGGTCTATCTGCTTCAGAAATACTTCGGCAAGGATGGCCGTGAAGAGGCCGATGACCTGCTGCGCCGCTCGTCCGGCTCTGAGGAAGCGCCTCGGATGCTTGGCGCGTTCAACGAGGAGACGCCGGATTGGCTGTCGTTCTTCATGTTCACCTACTTCACGGACCGTGACGGCAAGATGCAGCTGGAAAGCCTTGCGCAATCGGGCTTTGACCCGCTGTCGCGCACGTGCCGCTTCATGCTGACCGAAGAAGCGCACCATATGTTTGTAGGCGAAACCGGTGTGGGCCGCGTGTTGCAGGCGACCTGTGACGCGATGAACAAGGCGGGCATCAACGACCCCTATGACATTGGCCGGGTGCGTGACCTGGGCGTCATCGACCTGCCGACGATCCAGAAGAAGCTGAACCTGCATTACTCCTTGTCGCTTGACCTGTTTGGGCAGGAAGTCTCGACCAACGCGGCCAACGCGTTCAACTCGGGCATCAAGGGCCGCTACATGGAGCAGCGGATCGACGACGACCACAAGTTGCAAAACGACACCTACATCGTGCGCAATGTGGTGGACGGCAAGATCGTGGCCGAAGAAGTGCCGGCGCTGACGGCGATCAACATGCGTCTTCGCGATGATTACATCCGCGATGCCGCAGGCGGCGTGGGCCGGTGGAACAAGCTGCTGCAAAAGGCTGGCATCGACTTCCAACTGGAGATGCCGCACGAGGCGTTCCACCGTCAGATCGGCGTCTTCTCGGCGATCAAGGCGAACCCGCAGGGCGATATCATCTCGGCCGAGGAATGGGCCAAGAATGAGCACAAGTGGATCCCCACCAAAGAAGATGGAGCGTTCATCCAATCGCTGATGGTTCCTTGCTACGAGCCCGGCAAATACGCCAGCTGGATTTCGGCCCCAAAGATCGGGATCGACAACAAGCCCGGCGACTTCGAGTATGTCAAACTACACATGGCTTGA
- a CDS encoding thioesterase family protein, with protein sequence MSDKGRPATALQHKINVTWGDCDPAKIVYTGRLPWFALDAINSWWEAHLDGDGWFQMETDRNFGTPFVRLEMDFRTPVTPRHDLICHVWPEKLGESSITFRVDGEQDGKLCFSTRTVSVFIVADQFKKQRAPEEVRAIIEPLIAAQPKGYDA encoded by the coding sequence ATGTCCGACAAGGGCCGTCCCGCCACGGCATTGCAGCACAAGATCAACGTCACGTGGGGCGATTGTGACCCCGCAAAGATCGTCTACACCGGGCGTCTTCCGTGGTTCGCACTCGATGCCATCAACAGCTGGTGGGAGGCCCATCTGGACGGCGACGGTTGGTTCCAGATGGAGACAGACCGTAATTTCGGTACGCCTTTTGTGCGGTTGGAAATGGATTTCCGCACACCGGTCACGCCACGCCATGATCTGATTTGCCATGTCTGGCCCGAGAAGTTGGGCGAAAGCTCGATCACCTTCCGGGTGGACGGTGAACAGGACGGGAAGCTGTGTTTCTCGACTCGCACGGTGAGCGTTTTCATCGTGGCCGACCAGTTCAAGAAGCAACGCGCCCCAGAAGAAGTGCGCGCAATTATTGAACCGCTGATTGCCGCGCAACCCAAGGGTTATGATGCCTGA
- the boxC gene encoding 2,3-epoxybenzoyl-CoA dihydrolase, with amino-acid sequence MGKVIDFQTDPSSYRHWRVEYEGPVANLYMDVDEDGGLFDGYQLKLNSYDLGVDIELSDIVQRMRFEHPEVNVIVMQSGKDKVFCAGANIRMLGGAAHSHKVNFCKFTNETRNAFEAAEAESGQKYIAAVKGACAGGGYELALACNHIMLTDDSTSSVGLPEVPLLAVLPGTGGLTRVTDKRKVRRDLADIFCSIEEGVKGKRAKDWRLVDEVIANSKFDETVQERAREFAAASEKTDGARGITLGPLNRTITDTAITYDFVEVELERDARRATITLKAPTEDAPADMDAFHAQGDQAYMLKLARELEDVILHLRLNEMEAGLWIFKTEGDADAFLAHEAVIAGSDHWLANEVRQFWKRTLKRIDVTSRSLAAFVENGSCFAGILAEILFAVDRTYMMEGEFEGDNRPEATIKLSESNFGAYPMGNDLTRLQTRFLGTPEAVDKAKESIGEDLDADAAEELGLVTMILDDIDWDDEVRIFMEERASFSPDAMTGMEANLRFAGPETMETRIFGRLTAWQNWIFNRPNAVGEDGALQRYGTGVRGDYNMERV; translated from the coding sequence ATGGGCAAGGTGATTGATTTTCAAACAGATCCATCCAGCTACCGTCATTGGCGTGTGGAGTATGAGGGGCCTGTGGCGAACCTCTACATGGATGTGGATGAAGACGGCGGGTTGTTCGATGGCTACCAGCTTAAGCTGAACTCCTACGATTTGGGTGTTGATATCGAGCTGAGCGACATCGTCCAGCGGATGCGGTTCGAGCACCCTGAAGTGAACGTCATCGTCATGCAGTCGGGCAAGGACAAGGTCTTCTGCGCCGGTGCGAACATCCGCATGTTGGGCGGCGCGGCCCACAGCCACAAGGTCAACTTCTGCAAGTTCACCAATGAGACGCGTAACGCCTTTGAAGCGGCAGAGGCCGAGAGCGGCCAGAAGTACATCGCCGCCGTGAAGGGCGCATGTGCGGGCGGCGGCTACGAGTTGGCCCTGGCGTGTAACCACATCATGTTGACCGACGACAGCACCTCTTCCGTGGGTCTGCCCGAAGTGCCGCTGCTGGCGGTTCTGCCGGGCACCGGCGGCCTGACCCGTGTTACCGACAAGCGCAAAGTGCGCCGCGATCTGGCGGATATCTTCTGCTCCATCGAAGAGGGCGTCAAAGGCAAGCGCGCGAAGGATTGGCGCCTTGTGGATGAAGTGATCGCCAACTCCAAATTCGACGAAACAGTGCAGGAACGTGCCCGCGAATTCGCCGCTGCGTCGGAAAAGACCGATGGCGCACGGGGTATCACCCTTGGGCCACTGAACCGGACGATCACCGACACGGCGATCACCTACGATTTCGTGGAAGTCGAGTTGGAGCGTGACGCCCGCCGCGCCACGATCACCCTGAAGGCGCCGACCGAAGATGCGCCTGCGGACATGGATGCGTTCCACGCCCAGGGCGATCAGGCCTATATGCTGAAATTGGCCCGAGAGCTGGAAGACGTGATTCTGCATCTGCGTCTGAACGAGATGGAAGCAGGTCTGTGGATCTTCAAAACCGAAGGCGACGCCGATGCGTTTTTGGCCCATGAGGCTGTGATCGCGGGCTCTGACCACTGGCTGGCCAACGAAGTGCGCCAGTTCTGGAAGCGTACATTGAAGCGGATCGACGTGACGTCGCGCTCGCTTGCGGCATTCGTGGAGAACGGGTCGTGTTTTGCGGGTATCCTCGCGGAAATCCTGTTCGCCGTGGACCGGACCTACATGATGGAAGGTGAGTTTGAGGGCGACAATCGGCCTGAAGCCACGATCAAACTGTCGGAATCCAACTTCGGCGCCTATCCTATGGGCAACGATCTGACCCGCCTGCAGACCCGTTTCCTCGGCACGCCGGAAGCGGTCGATAAGGCTAAGGAAAGCATCGGCGAAGACCTCGATGCCGACGCGGCCGAGGAATTGGGCCTTGTGACGATGATCCTCGACGATATCGACTGGGATGACGAAGTGCGTATCTTCATGGAAGAACGCGCCAGCTTCTCGCCCGATGCGATGACGGGCATGGAGGCGAACCTGCGTTTTGCCGGACCGGAAACCATGGAGACAAGGATTTTCGGGCGCCTGACAGCGTGGCAAAACTGGATCTTCAACCGCCCCAACGCGGTCGGTGAGGACGGCGCGTTGCAGCGTTACGGCACCGGCGTGCGCGGCGATTACAACATGGAACGGGTGTAA
- the boxA gene encoding benzoyl-CoA 2,3-epoxidase subunit BoxA, with translation MNKPLKQHLIDPEICIRCYTCEMTCPVGAIEHDDNNVVVNADACNFCMDCIPVCPTGSIDEWRVVNTPYTLEEQYEFDELPEQGEVDQPDASGTEAGDAEVDPVAALLAEAHKGAGGKAKAPATASKPAINLHNLGHPVEAVVQGNYRLTAEDSDADVRHIILDFQGKPFPVLEGQSLGIIAPGTDADGNAHLPRLYSVSSPRDGERPGYHNVSLTVKREEGGLCSNYVCDLEIGAKVNITGPFGATFLLPSDPDARLLMICTGTGSAPMRSFTMARQRTVGTKPGGMMMFFGARTPDSLPYFGPLKKMPDELLHKHLVFSRMPGAEKEYVQDRMRAEEDAVAEYLKDPKTHIYICGLKGMEEGVEKAFTNIAESIGEQWLNLRDAMREDGRYHVETY, from the coding sequence GTGAACAAACCTCTGAAACAGCACCTGATTGACCCAGAGATCTGCATCCGCTGCTACACCTGCGAGATGACCTGCCCTGTGGGCGCGATCGAGCATGACGACAACAACGTCGTGGTAAATGCCGACGCCTGCAACTTCTGCATGGATTGCATTCCGGTCTGCCCGACAGGCTCCATCGACGAATGGCGCGTGGTCAACACGCCCTATACGCTGGAAGAACAATACGAGTTTGACGAGCTGCCCGAACAGGGCGAGGTCGACCAACCCGACGCGAGTGGTACTGAGGCGGGCGACGCCGAAGTGGACCCCGTAGCGGCCCTGCTGGCCGAGGCGCACAAGGGCGCGGGCGGTAAGGCAAAGGCCCCGGCGACGGCCTCCAAGCCCGCCATTAACCTGCATAATCTGGGCCACCCGGTAGAGGCCGTGGTGCAAGGCAACTACCGTCTGACCGCAGAGGACTCTGACGCGGACGTGCGCCACATCATCCTGGATTTCCAGGGCAAGCCGTTCCCGGTACTTGAAGGTCAGTCCCTGGGCATCATCGCGCCGGGCACCGACGCCGATGGCAACGCCCATCTGCCACGCCTCTATTCCGTGTCCAGCCCGCGTGACGGCGAGCGGCCGGGGTATCATAATGTCTCTCTCACCGTGAAGCGGGAAGAGGGGGGGCTTTGCTCCAACTACGTGTGTGATCTGGAGATCGGCGCGAAGGTTAATATCACCGGGCCGTTCGGCGCGACGTTCCTGTTGCCCTCTGACCCCGATGCGCGGCTTCTAATGATCTGCACCGGCACCGGATCCGCCCCGATGCGGTCGTTCACCATGGCGCGGCAACGCACTGTGGGGACCAAACCCGGCGGCATGATGATGTTCTTCGGCGCCCGCACCCCCGATAGCCTGCCGTACTTCGGGCCGCTCAAGAAAATGCCCGATGAATTGCTGCACAAACACCTTGTGTTCAGCCGGATGCCCGGCGCGGAAAAGGAATACGTGCAAGACCGCATGCGCGCGGAAGAAGACGCCGTGGCCGAATACCTGAAAGACCCCAAGACCCACATCTATATCTGTGGCCTCAAGGGGATGGAGGAAGGGGTGGAGAAAGCCTTCACCAACATCGCGGAATCCATTGGGGAACAATGGCTTAACCTGCGCGATGCCATGCGGGAAGATGGCCGATACCATGTGGAGACGTATTAA